GTCCTCGAAGTTCGACAGCGTCCCCTCGATGGTCTCGATGCTCTCGGTCACCTGGTCGTTCATCTCGCGGGTCTCCGCGGCCGTCTCGTCGGCCTCGCGCTGGATCTCGGCGATGAGCCCGGACATCTCGTCGGCGGAGTCGCGGGCCGCGTCGGCCAGCGCCTTGACTTCGTCGGCGACGACGGCGAACCCGTCGCTGTCCTGGCCGGCGCGTGCGGCCTCGATCGAGGCGTTCAACGCCAGCAGGTTCGTCTCCTCGGCGATCCCCTCCATCGTCGAGGCCATCTCGTCGATCCGGTCGATCTTCTCGACGAGGCCCTCGACCGCCCCGGCGGCGTCGTCGATCCGGGACTCGACGGCGTCGAGTTCGTCGATGGCCTCGGCCGCGGCCTCCCGCCCAGACCGACCGCGCTGGGCTGCCGCCGCAGCGGTGTCCGCCACCTCGTCCGCAGAGGCGGCGATCTCCTCGACCGTCGCCGAGAGCGTATTCATCTCCGCGGCGATGGACTGGAGCCGGTCGCTCTGGGTCGACGCGCCATCGGAGATCTCGGCCGTCGAACCGGCCACCTCGTCGCTGGCGTCGTCGATCTCGGCCACCGACGAGCGGAGGTCCGTGCTCGTCTCGGCGACCGAGTCCGCGAACCCGGCGACCTCCTCGATCGCGTCGGCCAGCGTCCGCAGGAGGTCGTTGTAGTTCTCGAGCACCGCGGCGTGTTCGCCGTCGGCGGTCTCCACGTCGACCGTCGCCGTCAGATCGCCCTCGCGGGCCTGTTCGGTCGCCGCCGCGAAGGCCTCGGCCATCGCCTCCAGGTTCGCCGACCGCGTCTCCAGTTCGGCCGTCATCGTCTCCAGCTCGGTCGTGTACGACTCGAGCTCCGTGGCCATCGTCGAGAGCGACTCGCCGAACGCGCCGGGGACGTCCTCGTCCAGGGCGGGCGCGTCGAACTCCTGACGGGCCAGCGCGTCTGCCTGCCGGGAGACCGTTTGCAGGTACTCGCTCATGTCCGCGACGGCGTTGGTGAGCGAGCCGATTTCGTCGGGCTGGTCCGACCGCGCGACCGACACGTCGAGGTCGCCGGCGGCGACGGCCTCGACCCGCCGTTCGATCTCCAGGATCGGTTCGACCAGGTCCGTTCGTGCGATCAGCAGCGTGTTCGCGAACGCCACGGCGGCCGCGACGACGAACGCGATCACGAGCGCGAGGCGGACCGGGCCCGAGAAGAGAAACGGGAGGACCGCCTGTGCGAGCGAGATGCAGAACTGAATCGCCACCGCGACGGCGACCTTCCGCTCGACGGAGCCGTTCACGCCGATGCGATCCATCGTGTCCCACAGCATGGTCCGATACGCGTCGAGGACGCTATGCATGTACCTCGAACGTCTTCGGGGAATGGCTTTTAGCCACCCAGTAATTCTCAGTTCGTGAAATTCCTCCCTGCAGCCCAGTTGCAAGCATTCTGTGCGTTATTTCCCCCGAAGTTTCGTATTCACAGGTGAGATTCGG
Above is a genomic segment from Halorientalis sp. LT38 containing:
- a CDS encoding methyl-accepting chemotaxis protein; protein product: MHSVLDAYRTMLWDTMDRIGVNGSVERKVAVAVAIQFCISLAQAVLPFLFSGPVRLALVIAFVVAAAVAFANTLLIARTDLVEPILEIERRVEAVAAGDLDVSVARSDQPDEIGSLTNAVADMSEYLQTVSRQADALARQEFDAPALDEDVPGAFGESLSTMATELESYTTELETMTAELETRSANLEAMAEAFAAATEQAREGDLTATVDVETADGEHAAVLENYNDLLRTLADAIEEVAGFADSVAETSTDLRSSVAEIDDASDEVAGSTAEISDGASTQSDRLQSIAAEMNTLSATVEEIAASADEVADTAAAAAQRGRSGREAAAEAIDELDAVESRIDDAAGAVEGLVEKIDRIDEMASTMEGIAEETNLLALNASIEAARAGQDSDGFAVVADEVKALADAARDSADEMSGLIAEIQREADETAAETREMNDQVTESIETIEGTLSNFEDIVDVVGDLNTSVQEISTATDDQAKTTEEVVETVDEVAAISEETAAQAETVAAAARQQTTSVSAVADRTDALSTAASDLTELLDRFTLPRSTPTDDTAPVTPAPTDD